From the Glycine max cultivar Williams 82 chromosome 11, Glycine_max_v4.0, whole genome shotgun sequence genome, the window tgttatgatttttttggacgtaaaggaaagaaaaaaggttGAATTGGGAGGATGAAGTTCACTATTTATTTGGTAGCACATTTGCAAATGAAAGGAAAGAACTGTGGTGATATAATTTTTGTGAGCCCCACCATTTTCTTATGCCCTTTCGGAAGgaaatgattatatatttacataGATTCCAttcatttatatgtattttcatCATATCAATCAAAGCCTAACAAATTTAGAATGCATGGACAGCCAGGGGAATTATCTTTCCCAACAAACTGAAAGGTAGTGGGTCATGGTAGAGTGTAAACTCCAAAGCTAGAAATTAAGTTCGCCATCTCTGTTTTACTCTgtctaatttaattgattgcTATGATTTCATGTACTCTGATTTCATTGTTATGTTCTGTTTGACAATATTGAAATCAAAACATTCATGTCCTATGTTTGAGAAACACAATTGCCCTCATGCTACATTCTCCAGTGTAACACTGCATTATCACAACTCTTTTTGCTCTTGTTTATTAGTTCTTATTCCTATTATTTGAAAGGGGGAAAAAAGCAGCTTACTATGCATCTCAAGCCGGTTGCCATGTCACTAGTTACAGATGGATTAAAACGATGACATCTGAAGCTATCAAAAACTTTACTACCCATAGCACGTAATACACATTCACATTGTTCTCTTGTTCGCAGAATATTATCCAATAATGTTTATGTATGCAACTTCAAGTGTTGCCATGCATAATGAAGAAATCTTTGCTATTTGATTTCATCTATCACGTTGAAAATTCTAAAGCAAATATAAAGTACAAAACAATTACTACATCTTTTTACAATTCCAGAAATACACCATAATATCATGGATAGTGGTAGACAGGTACACAAGAGGAGGATACTCAACAAAATCTTGGTGAGGATGAAGCACGAGCAGGATTAAGCAAGACATTATGGGTAAACAACTGTGGCTCCTGACCGTTCATTTGCTTGCGTAATTTGGCCAGTTCTATTACACCCCATTGCATTTTCTCTATGTTTAGTTTCATATCTCTCCTCTCTTGGGAGAAGCTTTCTCTGTTGGCTTCATTGGACAAAACTAATTGGGAGTGCTTCATCCTTGGACTCTCAGTTACTAAGTCACTTGTTGAAATTTTTGGTTGTTGAGAAATAAGAGCCTGCATTGCAACCCTTGGAGGTATTCTGGGGTTCTTGGCCAGATCTTTACTAGCTTCAAAGCTGAGTTTGCTGTAATTAAGACATCTACACAATCTCGACCTTTCCTCAAATGTGATAGTTGGATGAGACTGCAAATCATTATTGGTTCAAGAAATGaaaacattttatataataCTATGCTATTGGTCAAATACGGCGGTATGGTatgaaagaaataacaaaattttatataacacTATAGTAACAGGCGAATTCTATCAAGATCAGTTGGAAGCAAGATTTCAGAAATCAGAATATTTAAGATCAATGGCAATTAcgaataacaattttttatttacagtgATTTCACCGGTCTAAAATACTTGTTTCAGATTGTACCTTTATTATAAATGCGCACTGAATATGTAAAAATTTCCACACTAGATTACATGCCTTAACTTTAATAGATTTTTCCCTTTCCCCGCGTCATGTAATGGTAAACATAAACTACGAGAGAACACACCAGAAGATCACAAAACAAAGGTGAAAGAGCcaaaataaggattaaaaagttttagtataatttttttatgataaagcgtagtacaatttaatattttgacgGCTGAAGCTCCTACTCATAATGCAAGAGAGATAATCTTAGAAAGATGGAGGGAAAATAATTATCTAaggaaaatgtttaaaatttttattatataaattttgtacgTATCCAGGCACCTTCCttgtcctttctttttttttctcttttttttttggttgattgCATTTGTCACTTAATACAGtaatatgcatataaaataaaaacaacacgtatacatatataaaataaaaaggaagaagaaaggaaaagagggagaaacaaactgagaataaaataaacagggatctttgttgatttttgtataaatttttagtgtcagacaaaaaatcaaaacaaagtaatagttttgtaattatttataaaaacggtgaaaataaaaacaaaaatttttctctctcaagCAAAACAACTCCTttaatattactttattttacaaaagtCCTTTAATCTATTTGCTCTTTTCCATTTCCTATGATTCTTTAGGAAGATGATGCATATATATGAAAAGCAATGGAAGAAGGGTATGTGTTATTCACCTCAAGATAGATGTCAATGGCTTTGTAGACCCCATCATAGCAATCCCTTGCAGTGTCTGGCAAGCATTCTGCTACTCCAAGAAATTTAGAGATCTTGAGGTTGTGGTCAGGGGATATCTCTCTCAAATACGTGTCAATTAATCTACCAACCCTTTTCACTTTCTGTAGTCCATCAGAACCATTGATATCAACAAATAATCTAACCAATCTTATCACCAAATTAACATCATAATAAACTCCCATGTCATGTCCAGAGACTAGAAGATCATCCAGTGTAGCTTGGTCAAGCATTCCACCAATCAATTTCTCCAATTCAGTTCTGCAGTCTCTACTCAACCCAAACTTAGATACAATCCTTAGTACCCAAAGAAGACCTCTGCAAGAAAATATCTCTTTACCAACAGATATGACCCCATAAGCAGCTG encodes:
- the LOC100795481 gene encoding BTB/POZ domain-containing protein At1g50280 — encoded protein: MPKPCDLQINIDGQQIFLLKEKVISKYCGGLKKLLNHQKRRCHVKELGIRINDFPGGPEGFELVSRFCYSNAKIQITVANVSLLHCCAVYLGMTEESFSNNLLQQTETFLERIYHWKWNDILASLKSCQLFYAYADGYGLLEKIISVLAKFVQNSDSNLLTSSPSASSSSSSPESSFAQRFSFSSKKTTPEKIKSSLPRKAWWFDDLATLPPKIIEKLFQTIGAYKADNKDLILTRFLLHYLKNIATQSKVVNCRNSNEYAALAETAAYGVISVGKEIFSCRGLLWVLRIVSKFGLSRDCRTELEKLIGGMLDQATLDDLLVSGHDMGVYYDVNLVIRLVRLFVDINGSDGLQKVKRVGRLIDTYLREISPDHNLKISKFLGVAECLPDTARDCYDGVYKAIDIYLESHPTITFEERSRLCRCLNYSKLSFEASKDLAKNPRIPPRVAMQALISQQPKISTSDLVTESPRMKHSQLVLSNEANRESFSQERRDMKLNIEKMQWGVIELAKLRKQMNGQEPQLFTHNVLLNPARASSSPRFC